One genomic segment of Burkholderia multivorans ATCC BAA-247 includes these proteins:
- a CDS encoding FAD-dependent oxidoreductase, whose amino-acid sequence MSDQQRSTQLTCDLLVIGSGAGGLSTAITARKAGLDVIVVEKEACFGGTTAFSGGVLWIPGNRHALANGVRDTREAARTYLRGEAGTFYDDDAIEAFLEHGPAMLDFFERETDVKFVPTLYPDYHPNLPGGVDIGRSVVAAPFDARGLGRDLERLRPPLKTITFIGMMFNSSNADLRHFFNATRSLKSAWYVTKRLASHLKDLALYRRGVQVTSGNALAARLAKSALDLGIPILTNAAARELAMRDGRIVGATVDVDGVPTHVVARRAVVLACGGFSHDVERIARAYPHVARGGEHVSPVPAGNTGDGAKLAERAGGRVEIRYPQPAAWMPVSRVPLGDGRFGVFPHLLDRYKPGVIGVTRRGTRFTNESNSYHDVGAAMIDACRDDAETAMWLVCDHATIRKYGLGFAKPAPVPLGPLLRNGYLVKGNTLAELAQRAGIDAANLAATVRRYNEAAARGEDPAFGRGTTSFNRYLGDPDHRPNPCVAPLGDGPYYALKVLMGDLGTFDGIRTNVPGQVLAADDRPIAGLYAVGNDRASIMGGNYPGAGITLGPIMTFGYLTARHIAGIADPTPAAAELPAAARATA is encoded by the coding sequence ATGAGCGATCAGCAGCGCTCCACCCAGCTCACCTGCGACCTGCTTGTGATCGGATCGGGAGCAGGCGGCCTGTCCACCGCGATTACCGCGCGCAAGGCGGGACTCGACGTCATCGTCGTCGAGAAGGAAGCGTGCTTCGGCGGCACGACGGCATTTTCCGGCGGCGTGCTGTGGATTCCCGGCAATCGCCATGCGTTGGCGAACGGCGTGCGCGACACGCGCGAGGCCGCGCGTACCTATCTGCGTGGCGAAGCGGGCACGTTCTACGACGACGACGCGATCGAGGCCTTTCTCGAACACGGCCCGGCGATGCTCGACTTCTTCGAGCGCGAAACCGACGTGAAATTCGTCCCGACGCTTTATCCCGACTATCACCCGAACCTGCCGGGCGGCGTCGACATCGGTCGCTCGGTGGTTGCCGCGCCGTTCGATGCACGCGGGCTGGGGCGCGATCTCGAGCGCCTGCGCCCGCCGCTGAAGACCATCACGTTCATCGGCATGATGTTCAATTCGTCGAACGCGGATCTCCGGCATTTCTTCAATGCGACACGCTCGCTGAAGTCGGCGTGGTACGTGACGAAGCGGCTCGCGTCGCATCTAAAGGATCTCGCGCTGTATCGCCGCGGCGTGCAGGTCACGAGCGGCAATGCCCTCGCCGCACGGCTCGCCAAATCGGCGCTGGACCTCGGCATCCCGATCCTCACGAACGCCGCTGCGCGCGAGCTCGCGATGCGCGACGGTCGGATCGTCGGCGCGACGGTCGATGTCGACGGCGTGCCGACCCACGTCGTTGCGCGGCGGGCGGTCGTGCTCGCATGCGGCGGCTTCTCGCACGACGTCGAGCGCATTGCCCGCGCGTATCCGCATGTCGCGCGCGGCGGCGAGCACGTGTCGCCGGTGCCAGCCGGCAATACCGGCGACGGCGCGAAGCTGGCCGAGCGCGCTGGCGGCCGCGTCGAGATTCGCTATCCGCAGCCGGCCGCATGGATGCCGGTGTCGCGCGTGCCGCTCGGCGACGGGCGCTTCGGCGTGTTTCCGCATCTGCTCGACCGCTACAAGCCGGGCGTGATCGGCGTCACGCGGCGCGGCACGCGTTTCACCAACGAATCGAATTCCTACCACGACGTCGGCGCCGCGATGATCGACGCGTGTCGCGACGACGCCGAGACGGCGATGTGGCTCGTCTGCGATCACGCGACGATCCGCAAGTACGGGCTCGGCTTTGCGAAGCCCGCGCCGGTGCCGCTCGGGCCGCTGCTGCGCAACGGCTATCTGGTCAAGGGCAACACGCTCGCCGAACTCGCGCAGCGGGCCGGCATCGATGCCGCGAATCTCGCGGCCACCGTGCGCCGTTACAACGAAGCGGCCGCGCGCGGCGAGGACCCGGCGTTCGGCCGCGGCACGACGTCGTTCAACCGCTATCTCGGCGATCCGGACCATCGTCCGAACCCGTGCGTGGCGCCGCTCGGCGACGGCCCGTACTACGCGCTGAAGGTGCTGATGGGCGATCTCGGCACATTCGACGGGATTCGCACCAACGTGCCCGGACAGGTGCTGGCGGCCGACGACCGGCCGATCGCCGGCCTCTACGCGGTCGGCAACGACCGCGCCAGCATCATGGGCGGCAACTATCCCGGTGCGGGCATCACGCTAGGGCCGATCATGACGTTCGGCTACCTGACCGCCCGCCACATCGCCGGCATCGCCGACCCGACGCCCGCCGCCGCCGAATTGCCCGCCGCCGCGCGCGCGACGGCCTGA
- a CDS encoding NIPSNAP family protein has translation MSDSKAFVDHRIYTIRPRGMAEFLEIFDRLAMPIQVKYLGPPVGFYMSDIGALNQVVHLWGYDSIADYDARRTARDADPEWPAYLQASGHLIVAQESRIVRRVDFPSLAYLTR, from the coding sequence ATGTCTGACTCGAAAGCCTTCGTCGACCATCGCATCTACACGATCCGCCCGCGCGGGATGGCGGAATTCCTCGAGATCTTCGACCGGCTCGCGATGCCGATCCAGGTCAAGTATCTCGGCCCGCCGGTCGGCTTCTACATGAGCGACATCGGCGCGCTGAACCAGGTGGTCCACCTGTGGGGCTACGACAGCATCGCCGACTACGACGCGCGCCGCACCGCGCGCGACGCCGACCCGGAATGGCCCGCCTATCTGCAGGCATCCGGCCATCTGATCGTCGCGCAGGAAAGCCGCATCGTCCGCCGCGTCGATTTCCCGAGCCTCGCCTATCTGACGCGCTGA
- a CDS encoding SDR family NAD(P)-dependent oxidoreductase translates to MSNLRVAIVTGGADGIGWACATRLADDGYRVAIADLDGERAAQRAAELGGGHVGVRVDVASEDHVVALMRTVAERFGRIDVLVNNAGIGEQNAPTLEQSATAFDRLLAVHVRGTFLASREAARVMLARRSGTIVNLGSIAGQSGIPMRNAYGAAKAAIASLTRSMACEWARAGVRVNAVAPGYVATELVDTLARNGQLNRAAIERRTPLGRLAEPDEIARAIAFLASDAASYITGTVLNVDGGWHAYGAAQAAPD, encoded by the coding sequence ATGAGCAACCTGCGTGTGGCGATCGTCACGGGCGGCGCCGACGGTATCGGCTGGGCCTGCGCAACGCGGCTCGCCGACGACGGCTATCGTGTCGCGATCGCCGACCTGGACGGCGAGCGCGCGGCGCAACGGGCAGCGGAACTTGGCGGCGGCCACGTCGGCGTGCGCGTCGACGTGGCCAGCGAGGACCACGTGGTTGCGTTGATGCGCACCGTCGCCGAGCGCTTCGGCCGGATCGACGTGCTGGTCAACAATGCGGGAATCGGCGAGCAGAACGCGCCGACGCTCGAGCAATCGGCGACGGCCTTCGACCGGCTGCTGGCCGTGCATGTGCGCGGCACGTTTCTCGCGAGCCGCGAGGCGGCGCGCGTGATGCTCGCGCGACGGTCCGGCACGATCGTCAATCTCGGCTCGATTGCCGGCCAGAGCGGGATTCCGATGCGCAACGCGTACGGCGCCGCGAAGGCCGCGATCGCGTCGCTGACGCGCTCGATGGCATGCGAGTGGGCGCGCGCAGGCGTGCGCGTCAACGCGGTCGCACCCGGCTACGTGGCGACCGAACTGGTCGATACGCTGGCGCGCAACGGGCAGTTGAACCGCGCGGCGATCGAACGCCGCACGCCGCTCGGGCGGCTGGCCGAGCCGGACGAGATCGCACGCGCGATCGCGTTCCTCGCATCGGATGCGGCGAGTTACATCACCGGCACCGTGCTGAACGTCGACGGCGGCTGGCATGCATACGGCGCTGCACAGGCAGCACCGGACTGA
- a CDS encoding MFS transporter, with protein MTTSQRTLDVQSFIDAERFSPCQWLILILCFLVVAADGYDTAAIGFIAPALVQDWGIARSALGPVMSAALAGLGIGALAAGPCADRLGRKTVLVLSVACFGAWSLVSAHAQSIGMLTAFRFLTGLGLGAAMPNAVTLMSEYAPARIRGVAVNAMFCGFSCGLAVGGITSAWLIPHFGWQSVLSAGGIGPIVLAIALAMLLPESAQYLAVRQGTHERIARILARIAPRALFDGCTFVAAEARAETGGGASALAQVLSGRFRTRTLLLWAAYFMGLLIYYLLTNWMPTLFRDAGFDTEHGALMTSLFPLGGVLGNLCAGWLMDRFNPNRTIVCAYVVAGALVLVVSRTIGHAASLGTLIFLCGTVVTSAVTSMSAYAASLYPTRCRATGVAWMLGIGRIGGVVGAFVGAMLMGLGWRFGDVFSLLAVPALAAAGALYMIGGRRANGAEHDRAAGSAVQQH; from the coding sequence ATGACAACTTCCCAGCGTACGCTCGACGTGCAGTCGTTCATCGACGCCGAGCGTTTTTCCCCTTGCCAGTGGCTGATCCTGATCCTGTGCTTTCTGGTGGTGGCCGCCGACGGCTATGACACCGCCGCGATCGGCTTCATTGCGCCGGCGCTGGTCCAGGACTGGGGCATTGCGCGCAGCGCGCTCGGCCCGGTGATGAGCGCGGCGCTGGCCGGGCTCGGCATCGGCGCGCTCGCTGCCGGCCCGTGTGCCGACCGGCTCGGTCGCAAGACCGTGCTGGTGCTGTCGGTGGCATGCTTCGGCGCGTGGAGTCTCGTGTCGGCGCATGCGCAATCGATCGGCATGCTGACGGCGTTTCGCTTCCTGACCGGCCTGGGCCTCGGCGCGGCGATGCCGAACGCGGTCACGCTGATGTCGGAATATGCACCGGCGCGGATTCGCGGCGTCGCGGTCAATGCGATGTTCTGCGGGTTCTCGTGCGGGCTCGCGGTCGGCGGCATCACGTCGGCATGGCTGATTCCGCACTTCGGCTGGCAGAGCGTGCTGAGCGCCGGCGGGATCGGTCCGATCGTGCTCGCCATCGCGCTGGCAATGCTGCTGCCGGAGTCCGCGCAGTATCTCGCCGTGCGACAGGGCACGCATGAGCGCATCGCGCGGATCCTCGCGCGGATCGCGCCGCGCGCGCTTTTCGACGGCTGTACGTTCGTCGCCGCCGAAGCGCGCGCGGAGACGGGCGGCGGTGCATCCGCGCTCGCGCAGGTGCTGTCGGGCCGGTTCCGCACGCGCACGCTGCTGCTGTGGGCCGCCTATTTCATGGGACTGCTGATCTATTACCTGCTCACCAACTGGATGCCGACGCTGTTTCGCGATGCGGGCTTCGACACCGAGCACGGCGCGCTGATGACGTCGCTGTTTCCGCTCGGCGGCGTGCTCGGCAATCTGTGCGCCGGCTGGCTGATGGACCGCTTCAATCCGAACCGGACGATCGTCTGCGCGTATGTCGTGGCCGGCGCGCTGGTGCTCGTGGTGAGCCGCACGATCGGGCACGCCGCATCGCTCGGCACGCTGATCTTCCTGTGCGGCACCGTGGTGACGAGTGCGGTGACGTCGATGTCCGCGTATGCGGCCAGTCTCTATCCGACGCGCTGCCGCGCGACCGGCGTCGCGTGGATGCTCGGTATCGGCCGGATCGGCGGTGTGGTCGGCGCGTTCGTCGGCGCAATGCTGATGGGGCTCGGCTGGCGCTTCGGCGACGTGTTCAGCCTGCTCGCGGTGCCGGCGCTCGCGGCGGCCGGCGCACTGTACATGATCGGCGGCCGCCGGGCGAATGGTGCGGAACACGATCGCGCGGCGGGGTCGGCGGTGCAGCAGCACTGA
- a CDS encoding aldo/keto reductase has translation MQRIVNRHSLNLPKLGLGTWPMLGDTCTRAVASALESGYRHVDTAAAYDNEAAVGNAIAASAVPREQIHVTSKVWWDQLSPGRMRQSFDNTLRALRTDYVDLFLIHWPAPDWNLAETIDTLVSFREQGRARAIGVANFPLALLHEVVDVMQAPLAAMQVEYHVLLGQTRLLQFAEQHDMALIAYSPLARNRVSTIPELQRIADKHRVLPTQVALKWLLDQPNVAAVPKAAGKDNQLANLASLDVELDDHDRAMIAGLPKDQRLVSPAFAPQWDPAG, from the coding sequence ATGCAACGCATCGTCAACCGCCATTCGCTGAACCTGCCGAAACTGGGCCTCGGCACCTGGCCGATGCTCGGCGACACGTGCACGCGCGCCGTCGCAAGCGCGCTCGAATCGGGCTATCGGCATGTCGACACCGCCGCCGCATACGACAACGAAGCGGCAGTCGGCAATGCGATCGCCGCCTCGGCCGTCCCGCGCGAGCAGATCCACGTGACGAGCAAGGTCTGGTGGGACCAGCTGAGCCCCGGGCGCATGCGGCAATCGTTCGACAACACGTTGCGCGCGCTGCGCACCGACTACGTCGACCTGTTCCTGATCCACTGGCCGGCACCCGACTGGAATCTCGCGGAAACGATCGACACGCTCGTGTCGTTCAGGGAACAGGGCCGCGCCCGTGCGATCGGGGTCGCGAACTTTCCGCTCGCGCTGCTGCACGAGGTCGTCGACGTGATGCAGGCGCCGCTGGCCGCGATGCAGGTCGAATATCACGTGCTGCTCGGCCAGACCCGGCTGCTGCAGTTTGCCGAACAGCACGACATGGCGCTGATCGCGTACAGCCCGCTCGCGCGCAACCGCGTGTCGACGATCCCGGAACTGCAGCGGATCGCCGACAAGCATCGCGTGCTGCCGACGCAGGTCGCGCTCAAATGGCTGCTCGACCAGCCGAATGTGGCCGCGGTGCCAAAGGCGGCCGGGAAGGACAACCAGCTCGCCAATCTCGCGTCGCTCGACGTCGAACTGGACGACCACGATCGTGCAATGATTGCCGGGCTGCCGAAGGATCAGCGGCTCGTGAGCCCGGCGTTCGCGCCGCAGTGGGATCCTGCGGGGTAA
- a CDS encoding FAD-binding protein, whose product MGAVVEQRWDEEVDLLVFGAGAAGMTAALVADHEGLAVLVCEKTAAVGGITATSGGTTWVPGTRLSVEAGVPDSVEDARRFLQSVVGARGGDDAREAFLQSGPAAIDELARISDVKFIAAAAHPDYVNGPGAAYGGRALVPAPFDARVLGRAFARVRPPRKEFMGLGGMMVARNDLNALLAPFASAANFRRTLAVVGRYALDRLRFARGTQLVMGNALAARLYYSLLKRRVDVRFDTPLLELVRENGRVVGAIVATPDGGRRRIGARRGVVLATGGITRHPALRRQLFPAAAQPLSLSPDTHTGDGVDRAQRVGARVEDGGDSPGLWMPCSIRRASATDSGGDSVWPHIILDRAKPGLIAVNRRGERFVNESNSYHDFVMGMLHDDGNGPSVPAHLIVDDAFIHTYGLGLLMPARSATRIAEFERAGYLVKGATLAELAAKLQVDAAGLARTVETYNRDAADGKDPAFRRGSSPMSRFNGDPAQQPNPCIRPIGAGPYYAVTVWPADLACSAGLSGTANGEVLDDAGRVIPGLFACGNDLASIFRGTYPGPGTTLGPAIVFGWRIAKFAAHGEVAAGDPAASGSTAGDASSAAPHRPVCADAHD is encoded by the coding sequence ATGGGTGCGGTCGTCGAACAGCGCTGGGACGAAGAAGTGGATCTGCTGGTATTCGGCGCGGGCGCAGCGGGCATGACTGCCGCGCTGGTCGCGGATCACGAGGGGCTGGCCGTCCTCGTGTGCGAAAAGACCGCTGCCGTGGGCGGCATCACGGCCACGTCGGGCGGCACGACGTGGGTGCCGGGCACGCGCCTGAGCGTCGAGGCGGGCGTACCCGACAGCGTCGAGGATGCGCGGCGCTTTCTGCAGTCGGTAGTCGGCGCGCGCGGCGGCGACGACGCGCGTGAAGCCTTCCTGCAAAGCGGCCCGGCCGCCATCGACGAACTGGCGCGCATCAGCGACGTGAAATTCATCGCCGCCGCCGCGCATCCCGATTACGTGAACGGGCCCGGCGCCGCCTACGGCGGCCGTGCGCTCGTGCCCGCGCCGTTCGACGCACGCGTGCTCGGCCGCGCCTTCGCGCGTGTGCGGCCGCCGCGCAAGGAATTCATGGGGCTCGGCGGGATGATGGTCGCGCGCAACGACCTGAACGCGCTGCTCGCGCCGTTCGCGTCGGCAGCGAACTTCAGGCGCACGCTCGCCGTTGTCGGCCGCTATGCGCTCGACCGATTGCGCTTTGCGCGCGGCACTCAACTCGTGATGGGCAACGCGCTGGCCGCACGGCTTTACTACAGCCTGCTCAAGCGGCGTGTCGACGTGCGCTTCGACACGCCGCTGCTCGAACTCGTGCGCGAGAATGGCCGCGTCGTCGGCGCGATCGTCGCGACGCCGGACGGTGGCCGCAGGCGGATCGGCGCGCGGCGCGGCGTGGTGCTCGCGACCGGCGGCATCACGCGTCATCCTGCGCTGCGCCGGCAGTTGTTCCCGGCCGCCGCGCAGCCGCTGTCGCTGTCGCCGGACACCCATACCGGCGACGGCGTCGATCGCGCGCAACGCGTCGGCGCACGTGTCGAGGACGGCGGCGACAGCCCCGGACTGTGGATGCCGTGCTCGATCCGCCGTGCATCGGCCACCGACTCCGGCGGCGACAGCGTATGGCCGCATATCATCCTCGATCGCGCGAAGCCCGGCCTGATCGCGGTCAACCGTCGCGGCGAACGCTTCGTCAACGAGTCGAACTCGTACCACGACTTCGTGATGGGGATGTTGCACGACGACGGCAACGGGCCAAGCGTGCCGGCCCACCTGATCGTCGACGACGCGTTCATCCACACGTACGGCCTCGGCCTGCTGATGCCTGCACGCAGCGCGACCCGCATCGCCGAGTTCGAACGCGCCGGCTACCTGGTGAAAGGCGCGACGCTGGCCGAGCTAGCCGCGAAGCTGCAGGTGGACGCCGCCGGTCTCGCGCGTACCGTCGAGACTTACAACCGTGACGCCGCGGACGGCAAGGACCCCGCGTTCCGGCGCGGCAGCAGCCCGATGAGCCGCTTCAACGGCGACCCGGCGCAACAGCCGAATCCGTGCATCCGGCCGATTGGCGCCGGACCGTATTACGCAGTGACCGTATGGCCCGCCGATCTCGCGTGCAGCGCGGGCCTGAGCGGCACCGCGAACGGCGAGGTGCTCGATGACGCCGGGCGCGTGATCCCCGGCCTGTTCGCATGCGGCAACGATCTCGCGTCGATCTTCCGCGGCACCTATCCTGGCCCCGGCACGACGCTCGGGCCGGCCATCGTCTTCGGCTGGCGCATCGCGAAGTTCGCTGCGCATGGAGAGGTGGCGGCGGGCGATCCTGCGGCAAGCGGTTCTACGGCAGGCGACGCATCGTCCGCGGCGCCGCACCGGCCCGTGTGCGCCGACGCACATGACTGA
- a CDS encoding porin: protein MKHRRTARRALAAGAALLAASPAFAQSSITLYGVVDNGIAYQSSQTTLGSTAGGHASVKMATGVWAGSRFGVKGSEDLGAGTKAVFVLESGLNSANGAQQYTDAMFGRQAWVGFTNPAYGSLTFGRQYASYYQLLSPYSPTNWLTGFFGAHPGDIDGLDTIYRANNTIEYTSPKLYGFTFGGSYSLGGIAGSMNAGSTWTTAIQYANGPLGMAVGFSRINNSTPGGGAFGANSTTSNNGAQAGVSALTNGYQTAQAQQRFAVGASYAFNNAWDVSATYSNVQYIPGAGSKFAQTAIFNTGGIVLHWKPGTAWDLGAGYSFTRATKANGITSAAQYQQFNLSQYYALSKRTGLYALEAYQRANGTTLGTNGSGQIIAATATLGDGFNAAPSSTRSQFAAGVGIVHRF from the coding sequence ATGAAACATCGTCGTACCGCCCGCCGCGCGCTCGCGGCCGGCGCCGCACTGCTCGCCGCCTCGCCTGCGTTCGCGCAGTCGAGCATCACGCTCTATGGCGTCGTCGACAACGGCATCGCCTACCAGAGCAGCCAGACGACGCTCGGCTCCACCGCCGGCGGCCATGCGTCGGTCAAGATGGCGACCGGCGTGTGGGCCGGCAGCCGCTTCGGCGTCAAGGGCTCGGAAGATCTCGGCGCCGGCACGAAGGCCGTGTTCGTGCTCGAGTCGGGCCTCAACTCCGCGAATGGTGCGCAGCAGTACACCGACGCGATGTTCGGCCGCCAGGCGTGGGTCGGCTTCACGAACCCCGCGTATGGGTCGCTGACGTTCGGCCGCCAGTACGCGTCCTACTACCAGCTCCTTTCTCCGTACAGTCCGACCAATTGGCTGACCGGCTTCTTCGGCGCGCATCCGGGCGACATCGACGGGCTCGATACGATCTATCGCGCGAACAATACGATCGAATACACGTCGCCGAAACTCTACGGCTTCACGTTCGGCGGCTCGTATTCGCTCGGCGGCATCGCGGGCAGCATGAACGCCGGTTCGACCTGGACCACCGCGATCCAGTACGCGAACGGCCCGCTCGGGATGGCGGTCGGCTTCTCGCGGATCAACAACTCGACACCCGGCGGCGGCGCGTTCGGCGCGAATTCGACGACCTCGAACAACGGCGCGCAGGCGGGCGTGTCCGCGCTCACGAACGGCTATCAGACGGCGCAGGCGCAACAGCGCTTCGCGGTCGGTGCGAGCTACGCGTTCAACAATGCATGGGACGTGTCGGCGACCTATTCGAACGTGCAGTACATCCCGGGCGCCGGCTCGAAGTTCGCGCAGACGGCGATCTTCAATACCGGCGGTATCGTGCTGCACTGGAAGCCGGGCACCGCCTGGGATCTCGGCGCGGGCTACAGCTTCACGCGCGCGACCAAGGCCAACGGCATTACGAGCGCCGCGCAGTATCAGCAGTTCAACCTGTCGCAGTACTACGCGTTGTCGAAGCGCACCGGACTCTATGCGCTCGAGGCGTACCAGCGCGCGAACGGCACCACACTCGGCACGAACGGCAGCGGCCAGATCATCGCCGCGACCGCGACGCTCGGCGACGGCTTCAACGCGGCGCCGTCGTCGACGCGCAGCCAGTTCGCGGCCGGCGTCGGCATCGTGCACCGGTTCTGA
- a CDS encoding shikimate dehydrogenase family protein gives MTSPLTAPVPVSLDEGLSGATRIHFIVGDPIAQVRSPNGVTAALREAGRDALVVPAHVAPDHLAAFFAGVSPMRNVDGVIVTVPHKFSAAAFCTSLSDEAAFLGAVNTLRRTADGGWHGGMFDGIGFVAALADAGCDLRGKRALLVGAGGAGSAIGHALVTAGAASVDVRDNDAVRAGALVGRLAALQRGAVCIATEDVAPEAFDVIVNASPMGMRADDPLPIDVSRVPATTFVGDVVTKPPLTPFIEAARARGCRTVTGTQMFARVCDRMVAFLTEPSA, from the coding sequence ATGACTTCCCCTCTGACCGCGCCCGTTCCCGTTTCGCTCGACGAAGGCCTGAGCGGCGCGACGCGCATCCACTTCATCGTCGGCGACCCGATCGCGCAGGTGCGCTCGCCGAACGGCGTGACGGCCGCGCTGCGCGAGGCCGGCCGCGATGCGCTCGTGGTCCCCGCGCATGTCGCGCCGGACCATCTCGCGGCGTTCTTCGCGGGCGTGTCGCCAATGCGCAATGTCGACGGCGTGATCGTCACCGTGCCGCACAAGTTCAGCGCCGCCGCATTCTGCACGAGCCTATCTGACGAAGCTGCGTTCCTCGGCGCGGTGAACACGCTGCGCCGCACGGCTGACGGCGGCTGGCACGGCGGCATGTTCGACGGCATCGGCTTCGTCGCCGCGCTCGCCGACGCCGGCTGCGACCTGCGCGGGAAGCGCGCGCTGCTGGTCGGCGCGGGGGGCGCCGGCTCGGCGATCGGCCACGCGCTGGTGACGGCGGGCGCCGCGTCTGTCGACGTGCGCGACAACGACGCCGTGCGCGCCGGCGCACTCGTCGGACGGCTCGCCGCACTGCAGCGCGGCGCGGTGTGCATCGCCACTGAGGACGTCGCGCCCGAGGCGTTCGACGTGATCGTCAATGCGTCGCCGATGGGTATGCGCGCGGACGATCCACTGCCTATCGACGTGTCGCGCGTGCCGGCCACCACGTTCGTCGGCGACGTCGTCACGAAGCCGCCATTGACGCCCTTCATCGAAGCGGCGCGCGCACGCGGCTGCCGCACCGTCACCGGCACACAGATGTTCGCGCGCGTGTGCGACCGCATGGTCGCGTTCCTGACGGAGCCCTCCGCATGA